From the genome of Chelmon rostratus isolate fCheRos1 chromosome 1, fCheRos1.pri, whole genome shotgun sequence, one region includes:
- the arntl1b gene encoding aryl hydrocarbon receptor nuclear translocator-like 1b, which translates to MDHTDESMEVSATTSRFKSSQSANLISSSTSSSRNFSEGKGRKGSSSGHLMSHSQIQKKNRDKINSFIDELASLLPACNTKSRKLDKLSILHMAVQHMRTVRGSAANCCTEVNHKPAFLSDEELKCLIQRVADGFLFVVDCDRGNLLFVSESVYKILNYSQNDLIGQSLFDYLHPKDIAKVKEQLSSAVTAPPEEIIEAKSGPLVKTDINPSSFRLCSGVRRSFFSRMKCNRKMEDEDFSPSYSKRHADYKGFCTIHSTGYLKNNEPGNGGCSLSCLVAVGRLHPCTVSQPVQNHVKVKPMEFVSRHDMDGKFVFVDQRATVILAYLPEELLGSSVYEYIHEDDIANLAKCHRQVLRLREKINTDCYKLKIKDGSFITLRSRWFSFINPWTKEVEYIVSTSTVVM; encoded by the exons ATGGACCACACGGATGAGAGTATGGAAGTTTCAGCTACGACGAGCAGGTTCAAGTCCTCACAATCAGCCAACCTGatcagcagctccacctcctccagcaggaaCTTCTCtgaaggaaaaggaaggaaaggaagctCCAGCGGTCACCT GATGAGTCACAGTCagatacagaagaaaaacagggacAAGATAAACAGCTTCATAGATGAGCTGGCATCATTACTGCCTGCATGCAACACTAAATCACGCAAACTGGACAAACTCTCAATCTTGCATATGGCCGTTCAACACATGAGGACGGTACGAG GTTCTGCCGCCAACTGCTGCACAGAAGTTAATCACAAACCTGCGTTCTTATCAGATGAGGAGCTAAAATGCTTAATACAGAGGGTAG CTGACggctttctgtttgttgttgactGTGATCGAGGgaatttattgtttgtttctgaaTCAGTGTACAAGATTCTCAACTATAGCCAG AATGACCTGATTGGCCAAAGTCTGTTTGATTACCTGCATCCTAAGGACATTGCCAAAGTGAAGGAGCAGCTGTCCTCAGCGGTTACAGCGCCACCAGAGGAAATCATTGAGGCAAAAA GCGGTCCTTTAGTGAAGACAGATATCAACCCAAGTTCATTTAGACTTTGTTCTGGGGTGAGACGCTCATTTTTCAGCAGGATGAAGTGCAACCGAAAGATGGAAGATGAGGATTTTTCACCTAGCTACTCGAAAAGACATG CAGATTATAAGGGCTTCTGCACCATTCACAGCACAGGTTACTTAAAAAATAATGAGCCGGGAAATGGTGGATGCAGCTTAAGCTGTCTGGTGGCTGTTGGTCGGTTGCATCCCTGCACTGTTTCTCAGCCAGTGCAGAATCACGTCAAAGTCAAGCCCATGGAGTTTGTTTCACGTCATGATATGGATGGGAAGTTTGTCTTTGTGGATCAAAG ggCCACAGTCATTTTGGCTTATTTGCCTGAAGAGCTGCTGGGAAGTTCAGTTTACGAATACATTCATGAAGATGATATCGCCAATTTAGCAAAATGTCACAGACAAG tgctgcGGCTGAGAGAGAAGATCAATACAGACTGCTacaagctgaaaataaaagatggcTCATTCATCACACTACGAAGCCGCTGGTTCAGTTTCATTAACCCTTGGACAAAAGAGGTGGAGTACATTGTTTCTACCAGTACTGTTGTCATGTGA